The following proteins are co-located in the Deltaproteobacteria bacterium HGW-Deltaproteobacteria-2 genome:
- a CDS encoding acyl-CoA dehydrogenase produces MLTALNKDLKPFEELITKFSKDELKPHVEEHDRYPFGKLDTELIENVFHNIYNLGFLGIMLPEKYAGIGQGISTMCMMLGHVAEVDASYSLIIFTSAMSQQIILNAGSDEIAKKIYPVVTNAREYLVAFPSFTDPGQAAALPQASSSGTGYTLTGKLDYLVLGNFSKWAIVPARTAGGKSYSFFLVDLNDKAVRKSRPIFSLGLHACPIIDITLNGASAQIIGGEGEGGKYFEAASTIMHVAAAAINAGIMRGSLKEAIDYMKEREQGGRPVINWSEVRMLLANMAIKSKAAELCVTQTCKAIDENLKDWGQISIASTLHVHDLACEVVTDGVQLLGGNGYMKDYGQEKRYRDARQVQALLGLVPLKKLALIREIIA; encoded by the coding sequence ATGCTGACTGCATTAAACAAAGACCTGAAACCATTTGAAGAACTCATAACAAAATTTTCCAAAGACGAACTCAAACCGCATGTGGAGGAGCATGACCGATACCCCTTCGGCAAGCTCGATACTGAACTCATCGAGAATGTATTCCATAATATCTATAATCTTGGATTTCTTGGTATCATGCTGCCCGAGAAGTACGCCGGTATCGGACAGGGGATCAGTACAATGTGTATGATGCTCGGCCATGTCGCCGAGGTGGATGCGTCCTACTCCCTGATTATCTTCACAAGCGCAATGTCCCAGCAGATCATTCTGAATGCCGGTTCAGATGAGATAGCTAAAAAGATATACCCTGTCGTGACGAATGCACGGGAATATCTCGTCGCCTTTCCGTCTTTCACCGATCCCGGTCAGGCAGCCGCTTTACCGCAGGCTTCGTCTTCCGGTACGGGTTATACACTTACCGGGAAGCTCGACTATCTTGTTCTGGGCAATTTTTCGAAATGGGCTATCGTACCGGCCAGAACTGCCGGCGGTAAGAGCTATTCATTCTTCCTTGTAGATCTGAATGATAAGGCAGTTAGAAAAAGCCGGCCTATCTTCAGTCTTGGACTCCATGCTTGCCCAATTATAGACATTACACTAAACGGAGCAAGTGCTCAGATCATCGGCGGGGAAGGTGAAGGTGGAAAGTATTTCGAAGCTGCATCCACAATCATGCACGTGGCTGCCGCGGCCATCAATGCCGGTATCATGAGAGGATCTCTCAAGGAAGCCATCGATTACATGAAGGAGCGGGAACAAGGCGGCAGACCCGTCATCAACTGGTCGGAAGTAAGGATGCTCCTGGCTAACATGGCGATCAAATCAAAAGCTGCTGAACTCTGTGTGACTCAGACCTGCAAGGCTATCGATGAGAATCTTAAAGACTGGGGACAGATAAGCATCGCGTCCACATTGCATGTCCATGATCTGGCGTGCGAGGTTGTCACCGACGGTGTCCAACTGCTGGGTGGCAACGGGTACATGAAGGACTATGGGCAGGAAAAACGCTACCGTGATGCCAGACAGGTTCAGGCGCTCCTTGGCTTGGTCCCGCTTAAGAAATTGGCGCTCATACGTGAAATAATAGCATAA
- a CDS encoding thiolase, with amino-acid sequence MDNVYVIGVGMIRFGKYLDGSVRGMAKDALNATLADAALGIEDLQAAYVANSFWGMFSNQHSIRGEVMLWDSGFKGIPIVNCENACAGGSTAFHLGYTAILSGMYDVVLALGSEKISNQNKALSLSAYATCMDVENFEKHINMLMDLNKILDFKLPEGETPPGEGRSIFMDAYAMGARWHMKKYGSTKKQLAVICSKNHLHGSLNPYSQFQETMTVDEVMNARPVTYPLTVPMCAPVGDGAAAAILCSDRYLRKLKIARPVKIRASVLGSATHRDIDGEDIGERLSKKAYEIAGIGPQDIDLAELHDATSYGELHQCECMGFCAPGEGGHFAESGATTLGGKLPVNTSGGLECKGHPIGASGLSQIHEVVTQLRGEAGNRQVEGARIALTENGGGNLGVEEASMTIHLFEKV; translated from the coding sequence ATGGACAATGTATATGTAATCGGTGTCGGTATGATAAGGTTCGGCAAGTACCTCGACGGGTCTGTAAGAGGGATGGCCAAAGATGCTCTGAACGCGACTCTGGCCGATGCCGCGTTAGGAATAGAAGATCTACAGGCTGCCTATGTGGCCAATTCCTTCTGGGGTATGTTTTCCAACCAGCATTCCATCCGTGGCGAGGTTATGCTCTGGGATTCGGGATTTAAGGGCATACCCATCGTGAATTGTGAAAATGCCTGTGCGGGTGGTTCCACGGCCTTCCACTTGGGGTATACCGCCATCCTTTCCGGTATGTATGATGTAGTACTGGCGCTTGGCTCGGAAAAGATCAGCAATCAAAACAAGGCTCTTTCCTTGAGCGCATACGCCACGTGCATGGATGTGGAGAACTTTGAAAAACACATCAACATGCTGATGGATCTCAACAAGATATTGGACTTTAAACTGCCCGAGGGAGAGACTCCTCCCGGAGAAGGGAGAAGCATCTTCATGGATGCTTATGCCATGGGAGCGCGGTGGCACATGAAAAAATACGGGTCCACAAAAAAACAGCTTGCCGTGATTTGCTCCAAAAATCATCTGCACGGATCTCTCAATCCTTATTCCCAGTTTCAGGAAACAATGACCGTTGACGAAGTCATGAATGCCCGACCGGTGACCTATCCCCTCACAGTTCCCATGTGTGCGCCTGTGGGAGATGGAGCTGCTGCTGCCATTCTCTGCTCGGATAGATATCTGCGGAAACTTAAAATCGCAAGGCCGGTGAAAATCAGGGCCTCCGTGCTCGGATCGGCGACCCATCGTGATATTGACGGTGAGGATATCGGCGAGAGACTTTCCAAAAAGGCTTACGAAATAGCGGGAATAGGACCTCAAGACATTGACCTGGCCGAACTTCATGATGCTACATCCTACGGGGAACTGCATCAGTGCGAATGCATGGGATTTTGCGCGCCGGGCGAAGGCGGACATTTTGCAGAATCAGGAGCCACAACGCTTGGCGGCAAACTGCCCGTGAATACGAGCGGCGGACTTGAATGCAAAGGACACCCCATTGGTGCGTCCGGCCTTTCCCAGATTCACGAAGTTGTTACCCAACTCAGAGGTGAGGCAGGAAATCGTCAGGTCGAGGGTGCACGTATTGCCCTCACGGAAAACGGCGGAGGAAACCTCGGCGTAGAAGAGGCTTCTATGACCATACACCTATTCGAGAAAGTTTGA
- a CDS encoding acyl-CoA dehydrogenase, whose translation MLERSDVKSFISRFPRFEDETLSMYYAPRMPRAMIKETEELIALARKFNDEVARPLCLELDRKTHEDPDYFPVELVKKANEWGFYTLWIPKLFGGKGYNMPSISYFLEEIGSVCLGIANVIGVHYLGMTGLMMSCNAKVTKKVLSEVVDGEKTGEPCLISFSITEPNAGTDVEEVELEAVGRLGCHAKKVKSGYIVNGSKIFISMGHLSKWTVLYAYGDLKKGADTKVSMVVKTGMKGFSFGRHENKMGQRICPASVLNFEDCFVPDEYVLTYPESLKSFTDHSPRDMNMRHIDYVFSISRAAVGAFGIGAARGAFNAALKYANETEIDGKSMVTYEWVQCRLAEMYANVRLGRLAYQEANYANQHRGPYNLLQMKPMYYYLKYMPLWFFNTIIASLLNKSIGTWLMSKWYLDWQKPEDQHLTTGLASMAKFSCTDLGVRNCQMALELMGKAGLRQDNGAEKILRDAKLLQIYEGTNQLNRINLFKSIIAPACPKATFFEE comes from the coding sequence ATGTTGGAAAGATCGGATGTAAAGTCATTCATATCACGGTTCCCGCGTTTCGAGGACGAGACCCTTTCCATGTATTATGCGCCGCGGATGCCCAGGGCCATGATTAAGGAAACAGAAGAACTGATCGCACTCGCACGTAAGTTCAATGACGAGGTTGCCAGGCCTTTATGCCTCGAACTAGATCGCAAGACCCATGAAGACCCGGATTACTTCCCCGTGGAACTGGTAAAAAAGGCCAACGAATGGGGCTTCTATACTTTGTGGATACCAAAGCTCTTCGGCGGGAAGGGCTACAACATGCCATCCATCTCATATTTCCTGGAGGAGATCGGATCGGTTTGCCTTGGTATCGCCAATGTGATCGGCGTGCATTATCTCGGTATGACAGGACTCATGATGTCTTGCAATGCTAAAGTAACAAAGAAAGTTCTAAGTGAAGTTGTTGATGGTGAAAAAACCGGCGAACCATGCCTTATTTCTTTTTCCATTACCGAACCCAACGCCGGTACCGACGTGGAAGAGGTAGAGCTGGAAGCTGTCGGCAGGCTGGGCTGTCATGCCAAGAAAGTCAAGAGCGGCTACATCGTCAACGGCAGCAAGATTTTCATTTCCATGGGACATCTTTCGAAATGGACCGTCCTCTATGCCTATGGAGACCTGAAAAAAGGCGCCGATACCAAGGTTTCCATGGTGGTTAAAACCGGCATGAAAGGATTTTCCTTTGGTCGACACGAGAACAAGATGGGTCAGAGAATCTGTCCGGCCAGCGTGCTCAACTTCGAAGACTGCTTCGTGCCAGATGAGTATGTGCTGACTTATCCTGAATCTCTTAAATCCTTTACAGATCATTCCCCCCGCGACATGAACATGCGTCATATCGACTATGTCTTTTCTATCTCCCGTGCCGCAGTTGGCGCGTTTGGCATCGGGGCTGCGCGAGGGGCCTTCAATGCCGCTCTCAAGTATGCAAATGAAACCGAAATCGACGGCAAGTCGATGGTTACATACGAATGGGTGCAATGTCGGCTGGCCGAAATGTATGCCAATGTCAGACTAGGCAGGCTCGCCTATCAGGAGGCAAATTATGCCAATCAGCATCGTGGTCCGTACAACCTTCTTCAGATGAAACCCATGTACTACTATCTGAAGTATATGCCGCTGTGGTTTTTCAACACAATCATTGCTTCCCTGCTCAACAAATCGATCGGGACATGGCTGATGAGCAAGTGGTACCTGGACTGGCAGAAGCCGGAGGACCAGCACTTGACTACAGGACTGGCTTCGATGGCCAAGTTTTCCTGCACGGATTTAGGGGTGAGGAACTGCCAAATGGCCCTCGAACTCATGGGCAAGGCCGGCCTCAGGCAGGACAACGGCGCAGAGAAGATCCTGCGAGACGCCAAACTTCTCCAGATCTATGAGGGCACCAACCAGCTCAACCGGATCAATCTGTTCAAATCCATCATTGCCCCTGCCTGTCCCAAGGCAACATTCTTTGAAGAATAA
- a CDS encoding C4-dicarboxylate ABC transporter substrate-binding protein produces the protein MKDRKVVRLLWKVLVLFSFCSIFLFQEAWAIDNVKQIKNGKTVYVLKMGTLAPNGVGWAALIKTIIAPGITKATNGEVKLDWYYGGTMGDDQDIIAKMRNGQLHGGGFSGQGTIMACPEMSLIELPFMFDNYQEVEYVYAKLRPRISQWYEKRGYHLFLLAEQDFDQIYSVKHEIRKPDDFKDVKIVTWNGLLEERSLKAIGASPVPVRVPEIASSYHTGVIDASVSPAIWIVGTQMYTIAKYVNTARIRYSPAIGIISLMAWNQLPKEHQVAIDNFMATIEKGFRQRVRDDNEECLKAMYKYGLKETKMTRAEIDVFKKRLLPVWDEFAEKGYYTKAELAELKGILAEYRNKNRK, from the coding sequence ATGAAAGATAGAAAAGTTGTGCGGCTCTTGTGGAAAGTGTTAGTTCTTTTTTCTTTTTGTTCAATTTTTTTATTTCAAGAAGCGTGGGCAATAGATAATGTTAAACAAATCAAAAATGGTAAAACAGTGTATGTTCTAAAAATGGGTACACTGGCCCCCAACGGAGTAGGCTGGGCGGCTTTAATCAAAACTATAATTGCACCCGGAATAACAAAAGCAACGAATGGCGAGGTGAAGCTGGATTGGTATTACGGCGGTACGATGGGTGATGACCAGGATATAATAGCCAAAATGCGGAACGGTCAGTTACATGGAGGAGGATTTTCCGGACAGGGAACGATAATGGCCTGTCCGGAGATGTCCTTGATAGAACTCCCGTTCATGTTTGATAATTATCAGGAAGTGGAATATGTTTACGCTAAGCTAAGACCGCGAATTTCTCAATGGTATGAAAAAAGAGGATACCACCTTTTCTTGCTGGCGGAACAGGATTTCGATCAAATTTATTCCGTAAAACATGAAATAAGGAAACCCGATGATTTCAAGGATGTCAAGATCGTAACGTGGAACGGGCTGTTGGAAGAAAGATCTCTGAAAGCTATTGGCGCAAGTCCTGTACCGGTTCGCGTACCCGAGATAGCTTCATCATACCACACGGGCGTAATCGATGCCAGTGTCAGCCCGGCTATCTGGATAGTAGGCACTCAGATGTATACTATTGCGAAATACGTCAATACCGCTCGCATACGATATTCGCCGGCAATTGGAATCATTTCGTTAATGGCATGGAACCAATTGCCTAAAGAGCATCAAGTTGCTATTGATAATTTTATGGCAACAATTGAGAAGGGGTTTAGGCAGAGAGTTCGTGACGATAATGAAGAATGTCTTAAAGCCATGTATAAATACGGTTTGAAAGAGACCAAGATGACACGGGCGGAGATTGATGTATTTAAGAAAAGACTCCTCCCTGTTTGGGATGAATTTGCCGAGAAGGGATACTATACAAAAGCCGAGTTGGCGGAGCTTAAGGGAATCCTGGCGGAATATAGGAATAAAAATAGAAAATAA